TTGCCGCGCTTTAAACGTTCAAGTAACTCTTCTGGCGTGATATCCACCAACGAAATATCACGCGCGCGAGACAGTAGCGCATCAGGCACGGTTTCCCGCATTCGAATGCCGGTAATGCGCGCCACGTCATCGTTGAGACTTTCCAGATGTTGAATATTAACCGTTGTCCAGACATCAATGCCGGCGTCTAGGAGCTCTTCTATATCCTGATAACGGCGAGGATGCCGGCTGCCCGGTATATTGCGATGGGCCAGTTCATCCACTAATAAAATACGTGGCCGGCGAGCCAGGGCGGCGTCGATATCAAACTCATAAAAGACCCGTGAATGGTGTTCAATGGGGGCTAATGGCAATCGTGGCAGCCCCTCGCAAAGCGCCTCTGTATCAGCCCTGCCATGAGATTCAACCACGCCAATAACGATATCGTCGCCATCTTCACAACGCTCGCGAGCGGTGCGCAGCATGGTGTACGTTTTGCCAACGCCAGGTGCTGCACCTAAAAATACACGCAAACAACCGCGGGCCTCTCGGCGCGCGGCTTTCAACAATGTATTGGGATCGGGGCGCTGATCCGCTGAATACATTCATTTACTCCATAGAGTTAGCAGAGATGGCCGCAGGTATGGGAAAGCGTTCGTCCAAACTCACGTTTAAGCGCAGCACATTGACTACCGGGGCACCCAGCCAGCCGGTATTTTCAAGCGCCTGATCAATAAGTAAAATCACGCTAGCTTCGTCTATTCCACGCGCCTGCGCCACTCTAGGAGCCTGTAAATTAGCGGCAGGTAGTGAAATGTGCGGATCAATGCCGGATCCTGACGCGGCAATTAAATCGACAGGAATCTGCTCAATACTCACCCCCTCTCGCTGAGCAATCAAAGCACCATCTATCGCGGCTCGTTCCCGCAGCGCGCTGTTGCTGGGTGCCAAGTTAGATCCCGCGACGCTTGCTGCATCGTTATTAGCGCCAGAAGGACGGCCAATAAAGTACTCATCACTGACAAAGGTTTGAGATACAAACCTGGAGCCTATGACCTGCCCTGAAGCATTTCTTAATACGCTGCCCTGGGCTTGCTCTGGGAACAGCCAGCCCCCTAATGTCGTCGTCACGAAAGGATAAGCGAGCCCCAGCAGAATCGCCATTACCGCCATAAACTGAACGGCGCTCTGCCAGGACGCCTTGGTCTGAAGCTCATCGTCATGGGCAGCTATTTGGCTTTGATTCTCTATATTCATAGCATTTCTCCTAAAAGAACAGCGCGATTAGCATGTCTAGTAGTTTGATGGCAGGAAACGGTAGAAGGAGCCCACCCAGGCCATAGATCAACAGGTTGCGGCGCAGTAGCTCTGTTGCTGACGCGGCTTTTACCGATACGCCGCGTAACGCGAAGGGAATCAAGGCCGGAATAATTAACGCATTGAACATCACCGCGGCGAGTACTGCGCTAGTGGGTGAATGCAAATTCATAACGTTCAGCACCCCTAGGGCTGGGAAGCTGGCAGCGAATAATGCAGGCAAAATGACAAAGTATTTGGCCACATCGTTAGCCAGCGAAAACGTCGTGAGGGCTCCCCTAGTGATTAGCAGCTGTTTACCAATCTCCACGGCGCTAATGAGTTTGCCGGGGTCAGAATCTAAGTCCACCATGTTGGCCGCTTCGCGTGCGGCCTGAGTGCCTGAGTTCATTGCCAAACCCAGGTCGGCCTGGGCCAGCGCCGGCGCATCGTTTGTGCCGTCCCCTACCATGGCAACCAACCGACCACTGGCCTGTTCTTCACGAATCAGCGCTAGCTTGCGTTCCGGGGTGGCTTCAGCAATATAATCGTCTACGCCCGCCGTGGCGGCTATCGCTGCGGCGGTGATCGGATTATCACCCGTGATCATCACGGTTTTTATACCCATGGCACGTAGCTCGGCAAACTTCTCCGCCATACCGCTTTTAATCACGTCTGAGAGTGCAATCACGCCTAGCAGCTGCGCGTCTTCTGCCACCGCAATGGGCGTCG
This DNA window, taken from Vreelandella profundi, encodes the following:
- the kdpC gene encoding potassium-transporting ATPase subunit KdpC, translating into MNIENQSQIAAHDDELQTKASWQSAVQFMAVMAILLGLAYPFVTTTLGGWLFPEQAQGSVLRNASGQVIGSRFVSQTFVSDEYFIGRPSGANNDAASVAGSNLAPSNSALRERAAIDGALIAQREGVSIEQIPVDLIAASGSGIDPHISLPAANLQAPRVAQARGIDEASVILLIDQALENTGWLGAPVVNVLRLNVSLDERFPIPAAISANSME